The following proteins are co-located in the Pan troglodytes isolate AG18354 chromosome 5, NHGRI_mPanTro3-v2.0_pri, whole genome shotgun sequence genome:
- the LOC129144367 gene encoding beta-defensin 110-like — translation MSNSAPLRIFFLIAARSNFEPKYRFERCEKVRGICKTFCDDVEYDYGYCIKWRSQCCV, via the exons ATGAGTAACAGTGCTCCACTTAGG ATATTTTTCTTGATTGCAGCCAGAAGCAATTTTGAACCAAAGTATAGATTTGAAAGATGCGAAAAAGTGAGAGGAATATGTAAAACGTTTTGTGATGATGTTGAGTATGATTATGGATACTGCATTAAATGGAGAAGTCAGTGCTGCGTATAA
- the DEFB110 gene encoding beta-defensin 110 precursor, translating into MKIQLFFFILLFWVTILPAKMKYPEYGSLDLRRECRMGNGRCKNQCHENEIRIAYCIRPGTHCCLQQ; encoded by the exons ATGAAgattcaactttttttctttattctgctcTTTTGGGTCACAATTTTACCAg CCAAAATGAAATATCCTGAGTATGGTAGCTTGGACTTGAGGAGAGAGTGCAGAATGGGTAATGGTCGATGTAAAAATCAGTGTCATGAAAATGAAATTAGGATTGCTTACTGCATAAGACCTGGAACTCATTGCTGCTTGCAGCAGTAA